A genomic window from Vanessa atalanta chromosome 7, ilVanAtal1.2, whole genome shotgun sequence includes:
- the LOC125065171 gene encoding tetratricopeptide repeat protein 21B-like isoform X2, with translation MDIMWSRCNIHYYLREKCYGKAKKIARDASVQYSDNTEFLFYYGLCNILEGQVEQGINELTPLQSNRDLQFAIVMALIYSYKMLNSSEREDLYNLESKLKEERKLANGPSFYYAGLFLSLAEKHEKASEYINKSLRKDANSLDTIILKGWNDMYLNIGDIQTSILDCLELALQKSDRNVEALLGLAKFKYFTRDYDASNLLLDKLIVNNPGQVVPIIEKLKNEFAAQKWEAVYDALERVLSLEPTNIEALKIRIFIALCKNSDYIEAVDQLNNFFSLLENEETNNGFQFYNTAQIFSRACGRSSAVLSQVYRFAQCASEMYSNNVDYLSEIGYQCILQGKYKDSLSFFKAASKIDSNSITALCGLTICQMFENGPTDQIAQQIELLYEMQGTQKFPILYLLSAQLNVKSPNAVNFLNKAIDAQITLADSYPYGLMYIKNLDPDFLLEVYKEYKKHLPKKPSVIFGYLLYTQEGNNASVTNCIRLLTTICKACPGLITALYELAKLKFLFGYSSEAQILAQQSVDLDNTHAGSQILTAQIYIQHGAFAKAAQCLEMCLSYNFKIRDSAMYHFLNGIILMNMNELQEALSSFNTSLQILTGKNNINRQYESDLNIIDKATLFLQIIELQTSLGLFGEAGKTMQEAIQEISYTSEESRLLIARSDLALKKGDVDNAIEILNEVKPGQPYYFQAHSKMAHIYLKEKKDRAMFTSCFKDIVSNHPMADAHTMMGDAFMSIHEPVQAAESYETALKGNPKDIQLIKKLGLALVKMHEYDKATQHYENAIKLLNDDELKFEYLELLIKLKHYDKVDLTISSELNQLYNKEKDIPTLKRRIRLLLTQAKNRELKNPTAGNTNLILSEAKDLQIAVLKRIEIDSRRDLEEEKRELSSILCLLAKVKSAREPAIAANLYSEALIHSPRDPNTLLALAKLYAQMNNPEKCEQTCAVLLNTDPNNESAAVMMADLAFRKVDLETAQRHLEQILSVKPMSWEALAQLIEVQWRRGKLEEVEPAMEAAKNSLGNRDDPGHSYCQGVQSAYWGRANAARRMALLCLAQHAPAADDSDTRLLALRTAEKLLTEVAPAERKALQALLQLATKQKSQAEKVLQDILPLATEDGYQDDPYLILAIANAYNILKQPTRAKNILKRTISSIPWTPEKADGLERCWLEVADNQISSSRTDAAKEILTKIINHNNSCATAYQYLGSLAEKEQNYKIAAYNYDKAWVYSGKNDLTVGYKLAYSYLKLKKYPECIVVCRQILKVHPDYPKIKKEILEKAKTNLRT, from the exons ATGGATATAATGTGGTCTAGatgtaatatacattattatttacgtgAAAAGTGTTATGGAAAAGCTAAAAAAATTGCTAGGGATGCATCTGTGCAATATAGTGATAAcacagaatttttattttattatggattatgCAATATTTTAGAAGGACAGGTTGAACAGGGCATAAATGAATTAACACCATTACAATCAAATAGAGATTTACAGTTTGCAATTGTAATGGCCCTTATTTACAGTTACAAAATGCTAAATAGCTCTGAAAGAGAAGATTTGTATAACTTGGAGTCTAAATTGAAAGAAGAACGAAAATTAGCAAATGGTCCATCTTTCTATTATGCAGGTTTATTTTTATCGCTGGCTGAGAAACATGAAAAGGCatctgaatatataaataaatcgctTAGGAAAGATGCTAACAGCTTGGATACAATCATTTTGAAAGGCTGGAATGATATGTACCTTAATATTGGAGACATTCAAACTTCGATTTTAGACTGTCTAGAGCTGGCTCTCCAAAAAAGTGACAGGAATGTTGAAGCTCTTTTAGGTCtggcaaaatttaaatattttacaagagaTTATGATGCCTCTAATTTATTACTGGACAAACTTATTGTTAACAATCCTGGCCAAGTAGTACCAATAatagaaaaactaaaaaatgaATTTGCTGCTCAAAAATGGGAAGCGGTTTATGATGCACTGGAGAGGGTTCTTTCATTAGAACCAACTAATATTGAAGCattaaaaattagaatatttattgcaCTCTGCAAAAATTCAGACTACATTGAGGCAGTTGACcaactaaataattttttctCTCTCCTTGAAAATGAAGAAACCAACAATGGCTTTCAATTTTACAATACAGCACAGATATTTTCTAGAGCCTGTGGAAGATCTAGTGCAGTACTCTCTCAAGTATACCGATTTGCCCAATGCGCATCagaaatgtattcaaataatgtTGATTACTTAAGTGAAATTGGCTATCAATGTATTCTGCAAGGTAAATATAAGGATTCCTTAAGTTTCTTTAAAGCAGCTAGCAAAATCGATAGCAATTCTATAACTGCTTTATGTGGGTTAACTATTTGTCAAATGTTTGAAAATGGTCCAACTGACCAAATTGCTCAACAGATTGAGCTTTTGTATGAAATGCAAGGGACGCAAAAGTttccaatattatatttgttatcagcacaattaaatgtaaaaagtcCAAATGCAgtgaactttttaaataaagcaatagaTGCTCAAATAACACTGGCCGATAGTTACCCATATGGtttaatgtacataaaaaatctTGACCCAGATTTTCTATTAGAGGTGTATAAAGAATACAAGAAGCATTTACCGAAGAAACCTTCCGTCATATTTggttatttactttatactcAAGAAGGAAACAATGCCTCAGTGACCAATTGCATAAGACTTTTAACTACAATATGCAAAGCGTGTCCTGGATTAATAACAGCATTGTATGAACTAGCAAAGCTTAAGTTTTTGTTCGGTTATTCGAGTGAAGCACAAATTTTGGCTCAGCAAAGTGTTGACCTTGATAATACTCACGCAGGAAGTCAAATTTTAACAGCGCAAATATACATTCAGCATGGAGCTTTCGCAAAAGCAGCACAATGCTTGGAGATGTGtcttagttataattttaaaattcgagaTAGCGCCATGTACCATTTCCTCAATGGtatcattttaatgaatatgaatGAATTGCAAGAAGCATTGTCAAGTTTTAATACAAGTCTGCAGATATTGAcgggaaaaaataatataaacaggcAATATGAATCAGATCTAAATATAATCGATAAAGccacattatttttacaaataattgaattacaaaCAAGTTTAGGTCTATTTGGTGAAGCAGGTAAAACAATGCAG gaAGCAATACAGGAAATTTCATACACATCAGAAGAGAGCCGTTTGTTAATAGCGCGTTCAGACTTAGCCTTAAAAAAAGGTGATGTTGATAATGCAATTGAAATTCTCAATGAAGTGAAACCAGGACAACCTTACTACTTCCAAGCTCACAGTAAAATGGCACACATTTATTTGAAAGAGAAGAAAGATAGAGCTATGTTCACATCTTGTTTCAAGGATATTGTTAGCAACCACCCAATGGCAGATGCTCATACCATGATGGGTGATGCTTTTATGTCGATCCATG aaccTGTTCAAGCAGCCGAATCCTATGAAACTGCACTAAAAGGTAATCCTAAAGACATTCAGTTGATAAAAAAGTTGGGACTGGCTTTAGTGAAAATGCACGAATATGATAAAGCAACACAACACTACGAAAATGCCATTAAACTGTTGAACGATGATGAActgaaatttgaatatttggAACTTCTTATTAag CTAAAGCACTACGACAAAGTTGACTTAACGATATCATCCGAATTAAACCAGTTGTACAATAAAGAGAAAGACATACCAACTTTGAAAAGACGCATCCGCTTACTCCTAACTCAAGCTAAAAATCGAGAACTTAAAAACCCAACAGCTGGAAATACAAATCTTATTCTATCAGAAGCGAAGGATTTACAAATAGCGGTCCTGAAGAGAATAGAGATAGATTCGAGAAGAGATTTAGAGGAGGAGAAGAGAGAGTTATCTTCAATTCTCTGTTTGTTGGCGAAAGTGAAGTCTGCTAGGGAGCCTGCGATTGCGGCCAATCTATACTCGGAAGCGTTGATACATTCGCCGAGAGATCCGAACACATTGTTGGCGTTGGCTAAGTTATATGCACAG ATGAACAATCCTGAAAAATGTGAACAGACTTGTGCTGTGTTGTTAAACACAGACCCTAATAATGAATCTGCGGCTGTTATGATGGCGGATTTGGCTTTTCGGAag GTTGATTTAGAGACAGCTCAACGTCACCTAGAACAGATCCTGTCAGTGAAACCAATGAGCTGGGAGGCGCTTGCTCAGCTCATAGAAGTTCAATGGAGACGTGGGAAGTTGGAGGAAGTAGAACCGGCGATGGAAGCGGCTAAGAATTCGTTGGGAAACCGAGATGATCCCG GCCACTCGTACTGCCAGGGCGTGCAGTCGGCCTACTGGGGGCGCGCCAACGCG GCGCGCCGCATGGCGCTGCTGTGCCTCGCGCAGCACGCGCCCGCCGCCGACGACTC GGATACTCGTCTCCTCGCCCTGAGAACGGCTGAGAAGTTACTAACAGAAGTGGCGCCCGCAGAGCGCAAAGCGTTGCAAGCGCTCCTGCAACTGGCCACCAAACAGAAATCGCAGGCGGAAAAAGTGTTGCAGGACATCTTGCCGCTAGCTACGGAAGATGGATACCAAGATGACCCGTACCTCATTCTAGCGATCGCTAATGC ATACAATATCCTGAAACAACCAACGCGAGCTAAAAACATTCTGAAAAGGACCATATCGTCTATACCGTGGACGCCGGAAAAGGCGGACGGCTTGGAGAG atgcTGGTTGGAAGTTGCCGATAATCAAATAAGTTCAAGCAGGACCGATGCTGCTAAAGAGATTCTAACAAAGATTATAAATCACAACAATTCCTGCGCAACCGCTTATCAATATCTGG GTTCTTTAGCCGAAAAGgaacaaaactataaaatagcAGCTTATAATTATGACAAAGCCTGGGTGTATTCAGGCAAAAATGATTTGACCGTTGGTTACAAATTGGCCTATTCATATctgaaattaaagaaatacCCAGAATGTATCGTCGTTTGCAGACAAATTTTAAAGGTCCATCCAGACTATCCGAAAATTAAGAAGGAGATTTTGGAAAAAGCTAAGACTAATTTGAGGACTTAA
- the LOC125065171 gene encoding tetratricopeptide repeat protein 21B-like isoform X4 — protein sequence MDIMWSRCNIHYYLREKCYGKAKKIARDASVQYSDNTEFLFYYGLCNILEGQVEQGINELTPLQSNRDLQFAIVMALIYSYKMLNSSEREDLYNLESKLKEERKLANGPSFYYAGLFLSLAEKHEKASEYINKSLRKDANSLDTIILKGWNDMYLNIGDIQTSILDCLELALQKSDRNVEALLGLAKFKYFTRDYDASNLLLDKLIVNNPGQVVPIIEKLKNEFAAQKWEAVYDALERVLSLEPTNIEALKIRIFIALCKNSDYIEAVDQLNNFFSLLENEETNNGFQFYNTAQIFSRACGRSSAVLSQVYRFAQCASEMYSNNVDYLSEIGYQCILQGKYKDSLSFFKAASKIDSNSITALCGLTICQMFENGPTDQIAQQIELLYEMQGTQKFPILYLLSAQLNVKSPNAVNFLNKAIDAQITLADSYPYGLMYIKNLDPDFLLEVYKEYKKHLPKKPSVIFGYLLYTQEGNNASVTNCIRLLTTICKACPGLITALYELAKLKFLFGYSSEAQILAQQSVDLDNTHAGSQILTAQIYIQHGAFAKAAQCLEMCLSYNFKIRDSAMYHFLNGIILMNMNELQEALSSFNTSLQILTGKNNINRQYESDLNIIDKATLFLQIIELQTSLGLFGEAGKTMQEAIQEISYTSEESRLLIARSDLALKKGDVDNAIEILNEVKPGQPYYFQAHSKMAHIYLKEKKDRAMFTSCFKDIVSNHPMADAHTMMGDAFMSIHEPVQAAESYETALKGNPKDIQLIKKLGLALVKMHEYDKATQHYENAIKLLNDDELKFEYLELLIKLKHYDKVDLTISSELNQLYNKEKDIPTLKRRIRLLLTQAKNRELKNPTAGNTNLILSEAKDLQIAVLKRIEIDSRRDLEEEKRELSSILCLLAKVKSAREPAIAANLYSEALIHSPRDPNTLLALAKLYAQMNNPEKCEQTCAVLLNTDPNNESAAVMMADLAFRKVDLETAQRHLEQILSVKPMSWEALAQLIEVQWRRGKLEEVEPAMEAAKNSLGNRDDPGHSYCQGVQSAYWGRANAALRQLNAARRAAAWGHAAARRMALLCLAQHAPAADDS from the exons ATGGATATAATGTGGTCTAGatgtaatatacattattatttacgtgAAAAGTGTTATGGAAAAGCTAAAAAAATTGCTAGGGATGCATCTGTGCAATATAGTGATAAcacagaatttttattttattatggattatgCAATATTTTAGAAGGACAGGTTGAACAGGGCATAAATGAATTAACACCATTACAATCAAATAGAGATTTACAGTTTGCAATTGTAATGGCCCTTATTTACAGTTACAAAATGCTAAATAGCTCTGAAAGAGAAGATTTGTATAACTTGGAGTCTAAATTGAAAGAAGAACGAAAATTAGCAAATGGTCCATCTTTCTATTATGCAGGTTTATTTTTATCGCTGGCTGAGAAACATGAAAAGGCatctgaatatataaataaatcgctTAGGAAAGATGCTAACAGCTTGGATACAATCATTTTGAAAGGCTGGAATGATATGTACCTTAATATTGGAGACATTCAAACTTCGATTTTAGACTGTCTAGAGCTGGCTCTCCAAAAAAGTGACAGGAATGTTGAAGCTCTTTTAGGTCtggcaaaatttaaatattttacaagagaTTATGATGCCTCTAATTTATTACTGGACAAACTTATTGTTAACAATCCTGGCCAAGTAGTACCAATAatagaaaaactaaaaaatgaATTTGCTGCTCAAAAATGGGAAGCGGTTTATGATGCACTGGAGAGGGTTCTTTCATTAGAACCAACTAATATTGAAGCattaaaaattagaatatttattgcaCTCTGCAAAAATTCAGACTACATTGAGGCAGTTGACcaactaaataattttttctCTCTCCTTGAAAATGAAGAAACCAACAATGGCTTTCAATTTTACAATACAGCACAGATATTTTCTAGAGCCTGTGGAAGATCTAGTGCAGTACTCTCTCAAGTATACCGATTTGCCCAATGCGCATCagaaatgtattcaaataatgtTGATTACTTAAGTGAAATTGGCTATCAATGTATTCTGCAAGGTAAATATAAGGATTCCTTAAGTTTCTTTAAAGCAGCTAGCAAAATCGATAGCAATTCTATAACTGCTTTATGTGGGTTAACTATTTGTCAAATGTTTGAAAATGGTCCAACTGACCAAATTGCTCAACAGATTGAGCTTTTGTATGAAATGCAAGGGACGCAAAAGTttccaatattatatttgttatcagcacaattaaatgtaaaaagtcCAAATGCAgtgaactttttaaataaagcaatagaTGCTCAAATAACACTGGCCGATAGTTACCCATATGGtttaatgtacataaaaaatctTGACCCAGATTTTCTATTAGAGGTGTATAAAGAATACAAGAAGCATTTACCGAAGAAACCTTCCGTCATATTTggttatttactttatactcAAGAAGGAAACAATGCCTCAGTGACCAATTGCATAAGACTTTTAACTACAATATGCAAAGCGTGTCCTGGATTAATAACAGCATTGTATGAACTAGCAAAGCTTAAGTTTTTGTTCGGTTATTCGAGTGAAGCACAAATTTTGGCTCAGCAAAGTGTTGACCTTGATAATACTCACGCAGGAAGTCAAATTTTAACAGCGCAAATATACATTCAGCATGGAGCTTTCGCAAAAGCAGCACAATGCTTGGAGATGTGtcttagttataattttaaaattcgagaTAGCGCCATGTACCATTTCCTCAATGGtatcattttaatgaatatgaatGAATTGCAAGAAGCATTGTCAAGTTTTAATACAAGTCTGCAGATATTGAcgggaaaaaataatataaacaggcAATATGAATCAGATCTAAATATAATCGATAAAGccacattatttttacaaataattgaattacaaaCAAGTTTAGGTCTATTTGGTGAAGCAGGTAAAACAATGCAG gaAGCAATACAGGAAATTTCATACACATCAGAAGAGAGCCGTTTGTTAATAGCGCGTTCAGACTTAGCCTTAAAAAAAGGTGATGTTGATAATGCAATTGAAATTCTCAATGAAGTGAAACCAGGACAACCTTACTACTTCCAAGCTCACAGTAAAATGGCACACATTTATTTGAAAGAGAAGAAAGATAGAGCTATGTTCACATCTTGTTTCAAGGATATTGTTAGCAACCACCCAATGGCAGATGCTCATACCATGATGGGTGATGCTTTTATGTCGATCCATG aaccTGTTCAAGCAGCCGAATCCTATGAAACTGCACTAAAAGGTAATCCTAAAGACATTCAGTTGATAAAAAAGTTGGGACTGGCTTTAGTGAAAATGCACGAATATGATAAAGCAACACAACACTACGAAAATGCCATTAAACTGTTGAACGATGATGAActgaaatttgaatatttggAACTTCTTATTAag CTAAAGCACTACGACAAAGTTGACTTAACGATATCATCCGAATTAAACCAGTTGTACAATAAAGAGAAAGACATACCAACTTTGAAAAGACGCATCCGCTTACTCCTAACTCAAGCTAAAAATCGAGAACTTAAAAACCCAACAGCTGGAAATACAAATCTTATTCTATCAGAAGCGAAGGATTTACAAATAGCGGTCCTGAAGAGAATAGAGATAGATTCGAGAAGAGATTTAGAGGAGGAGAAGAGAGAGTTATCTTCAATTCTCTGTTTGTTGGCGAAAGTGAAGTCTGCTAGGGAGCCTGCGATTGCGGCCAATCTATACTCGGAAGCGTTGATACATTCGCCGAGAGATCCGAACACATTGTTGGCGTTGGCTAAGTTATATGCACAG ATGAACAATCCTGAAAAATGTGAACAGACTTGTGCTGTGTTGTTAAACACAGACCCTAATAATGAATCTGCGGCTGTTATGATGGCGGATTTGGCTTTTCGGAag GTTGATTTAGAGACAGCTCAACGTCACCTAGAACAGATCCTGTCAGTGAAACCAATGAGCTGGGAGGCGCTTGCTCAGCTCATAGAAGTTCAATGGAGACGTGGGAAGTTGGAGGAAGTAGAACCGGCGATGGAAGCGGCTAAGAATTCGTTGGGAAACCGAGATGATCCCG GCCACTCGTACTGCCAGGGCGTGCAGTCGGCCTACTGGGGGCGCGCCAACGCGGCGCTGCGGCAGCTGaacgcggcgcggcgcgcggcggcgtGGGGGCACGCGGCCGCGCGCCGCATGGCGCTGCTGTGCCTCGCGCAGCACGCGCCCGCCGCCGACGACTCGTGA